The Thermocrinis ruber genome has a window encoding:
- the murA gene encoding UDP-N-acetylglucosamine 1-carboxyvinyltransferase codes for MKSITSLSSDFLVIRGGRRLRGRVKVSGSKNASLPILIASLLTEEPCIVKRVPNLLDVKTTFELLNTLGAQVHFEEGKAFVHAQALNSYLAPDHIVRRMRASILVAGPLLARFGRAVVGMPGGCSIGARLIDQHLKVFERGGAIINVKEGYLHMEVQKIKPVEYTFEVITVTGTENALMFLSRCPKRSVLRNVALEPEVMDLVEVLRKMGVEIEVEGRTMVIRGREDLAGFEHEVIPDRIEAGTLAVAGFLTGGEVLLEGVRIDHMGAQIEKLKEAGAKVEILGIDRVKVCGDGRPEPLEISTAEYPGFPTDMQAQFMVLCTVAKGISHITENIFENRFQHVNELQRMGANISLRGRTAIVHGVERLSGAEVFSTDLRASASLVLAGLIAEGTTTVRDIYHLDRGYEGLEEKLNQLGADIERVKDANTAG; via the coding sequence ATGAAAAGCATCACATCATTAAGCTCTGACTTTCTTGTGATAAGGGGAGGCAGGAGGTTAAGGGGAAGGGTAAAGGTCTCCGGTTCAAAAAACGCAAGCCTTCCCATACTCATAGCAAGCCTTTTAACCGAAGAGCCCTGCATTGTAAAAAGGGTGCCCAATCTTTTGGATGTTAAAACTACCTTTGAGCTCTTGAACACCCTTGGGGCACAGGTGCATTTTGAAGAGGGGAAGGCTTTTGTCCATGCACAGGCGTTGAACTCTTATCTTGCACCAGACCATATAGTCAGAAGGATGAGGGCTTCTATCCTTGTGGCTGGCCCCCTTTTGGCACGGTTTGGTCGCGCGGTGGTAGGCATGCCCGGCGGCTGTTCCATAGGGGCAAGGCTCATCGACCAACATCTAAAAGTCTTTGAAAGGGGGGGGGCAATTATAAACGTGAAAGAGGGCTACCTTCATATGGAGGTTCAAAAAATAAAACCGGTGGAGTATACCTTTGAGGTTATAACTGTTACGGGCACAGAGAATGCCCTTATGTTTTTGAGTAGATGTCCAAAGAGAAGCGTTCTCAGAAACGTTGCCCTGGAGCCAGAGGTGATGGACCTGGTGGAGGTTCTTAGAAAGATGGGTGTGGAGATAGAGGTGGAAGGAAGGACTATGGTTATAAGGGGAAGGGAGGATTTGGCGGGCTTTGAGCATGAGGTAATACCGGATAGAATTGAGGCGGGCACCTTGGCGGTGGCGGGCTTTTTGACGGGTGGAGAGGTGCTCTTAGAGGGTGTTAGGATAGACCACATGGGTGCCCAGATAGAAAAGTTAAAGGAGGCGGGTGCGAAGGTGGAAATCTTGGGCATAGACCGGGTTAAGGTCTGTGGGGACGGGAGACCGGAACCTTTGGAAATATCCACCGCAGAGTATCCGGGCTTTCCCACAGACATGCAAGCCCAGTTTATGGTACTGTGCACAGTGGCAAAGGGTATCTCTCACATAACGGAAAACATCTTTGAAAATCGCTTTCAGCATGTAAATGAGCTTCAAAGAATGGGGGCAAACATAAGCCTTAGGGGTAGAACTGCCATCGTGCACGGTGTAGAAAGATTGAGCGGGGCAGAGGTCTTTTCCACAGACCTGAGGGCAAGCGCCAGTTTAGTTTTGGCGGGGCTCATTGCGGAGGGAACGACCACAGTCAGGGACATATACCACTTAGACAGAGGTTACGAAGGCTTAGAGGAAAAGTTAAACCAACTTGGTGCAGACATAGAGAGGGTAAAGGATGCAAACACTGCTGGATAG
- the argB gene encoding acetylglutamate kinase has protein sequence MQTLLDRAKILQSALPYIREFYGKVFVIKYGGSAMINEQLRDSFARDVVLLAYVGIKVVVVHGGGPQISQTLEKFGLKAHFVGGVRKTDAETMHVVEMVLSGDINKDIVALINTHTKKPIYAVGLSGRDGELLRAKKLDKESYFKELGLEVPEEDLGFVGEVEEVNVELLQALLERNYIPVIAPVGVGEGGQAYNINADLCASKIAQALKAEKVIFLTDTEGVKDKDGSLISTLHARDIPRLISEGVVKGGMIPKLKSCMSALKEGVKKVHIIDGRVPHSILLEVFTDEGIGTQIVP, from the coding sequence ATGCAAACACTGCTGGATAGGGCAAAGATTTTACAGTCTGCGCTTCCTTACATCAGGGAATTTTACGGAAAGGTCTTTGTCATAAAGTATGGCGGTTCCGCTATGATAAACGAACAACTAAGGGACAGCTTTGCCCGCGATGTGGTGCTCTTGGCTTATGTGGGTATAAAGGTGGTGGTGGTACATGGGGGAGGTCCTCAGATAAGCCAAACCCTGGAAAAGTTTGGTCTAAAGGCGCATTTTGTGGGTGGTGTCAGAAAGACGGACGCAGAAACCATGCATGTGGTGGAGATGGTTCTCTCGGGGGACATAAACAAGGACATAGTTGCCCTTATAAACACCCACACCAAAAAACCTATATACGCGGTGGGGCTCTCCGGAAGGGATGGGGAGCTATTGAGGGCAAAAAAGCTTGACAAGGAAAGCTACTTTAAAGAGCTTGGTTTAGAAGTGCCAGAGGAAGACCTTGGCTTTGTGGGGGAAGTGGAGGAGGTGAACGTGGAGCTCCTGCAGGCACTCCTAGAAAGAAACTACATCCCAGTTATTGCACCGGTGGGTGTAGGAGAGGGTGGTCAGGCTTACAACATAAACGCAGACCTCTGCGCGTCAAAGATAGCACAAGCCCTGAAGGCGGAGAAGGTGATCTTTTTAACGGACACGGAGGGTGTAAAAGACAAAGATGGTTCGCTCATATCCACCTTGCATGCACGTGATATTCCAAGGCTTATCTCTGAGGGTGTGGTAAAGGGAGGCATGATCCCAAAACTCAAGAGTTGTATGTCCGCCTTAAAGGAAGGAGTAAAGAAGGTGCATATAATAGACGGACGTGTGCCCCACTCCATACTTTTGGAAGTTTTCACCGACGAAGGGATAGGAACGCAGATAGTTCCGTAG
- a CDS encoding DNA-methyltransferase: MEGLEKFINQVICGDALEVLRKMPDESIDLGITSPPYNKKEKHGGWLVDKVRYKGYRDVMPEEEYQSWQVEVLNELYRVIKEGGSFFYNHKVRYEDGKMIHPLQWLLKTKWNIWQEIIWNRKIAGNIRGWRFWQVEERIYWLVKGKPKELKPKHAKLTSIWEIRPEQGHKEHPAVFPIELPTRIIASLLEEEDGIVIDPFCGTGTTLVAAKLLGKKYIGIDISEEYVEYAKRRLEKAEKEKARVLKELSLHSIELTFKERKERGFWNKRA, from the coding sequence ATGGAAGGTTTAGAAAAGTTTATCAACCAAGTTATATGTGGTGATGCCCTGGAAGTTTTAAGGAAAATGCCAGATGAAAGTATAGATTTGGGTATAACCTCTCCACCATATAACAAAAAAGAAAAGCACGGTGGTTGGTTGGTGGATAAAGTCCGATACAAGGGCTACAGGGATGTTATGCCAGAGGAGGAGTATCAAAGCTGGCAGGTGGAGGTTTTAAATGAACTCTACAGAGTGATAAAGGAAGGAGGCTCCTTTTTCTACAATCACAAAGTGCGCTACGAGGACGGAAAAATGATCCATCCCTTACAGTGGCTACTTAAAACCAAGTGGAACATATGGCAGGAGATCATTTGGAACAGGAAAATTGCGGGCAACATAAGAGGATGGAGGTTTTGGCAAGTTGAAGAAAGAATTTATTGGCTTGTGAAAGGAAAGCCAAAAGAGTTAAAACCCAAGCACGCCAAATTAACATCCATATGGGAGATCCGCCCGGAGCAAGGACATAAAGAACATCCCGCAGTATTTCCCATAGAACTTCCCACACGGATCATAGCAAGCCTGCTTGAGGAAGAGGATGGAATTGTTATAGACCCTTTCTGTGGAACTGGAACAACCCTTGTAGCTGCTAAGCTTTTGGGAAAGAAATACATAGGGATAGATATCTCCGAGGAGTATGTGGAGTATGCAAAAAGAAGGCTTGAGAAAGCGGAAAAGGAAAAGGCAAGGGTTCTAAAAGAACTTTCCCTTCACAGTATAGAACTAACCTTCAAAGAGAGGAAAGAGAGAGGATTTTGGAACAAAAGGGCTTAG
- the cimA gene encoding citramalate synthase: MSEKVYIYDTTLRDGSQAEGVNFSIEDKLRIIKKLDEFGIDYIECGWPGSNPKDTLLFEKLKNIKLNHSKIVAFGATRRPGKRPEEDPQLENLIKAQPQAITIFGKSWDLHVLEALRTTLEENLDMVAGSIAYLKRYVPEVIFDAEHFFDGYKRNPEYALKVIQYAIEGGADWIVLCDTNGGCLPHEVYEITKKVVETFPEAKIGIHAHNDSDTAVANSIMAVLAGARQVHGTINGIGERTGNANLCSIIPNLQLKLGFKVVPEENLKKLTELSHFVAEISNMPVPRNMPYVGESAFAHKAGVHASAVMKRSDTYEHIDPSLVGNRRKITVSDLSGKSNIVYKLREMGIEVDERSPEVLKLVEKIKELEKEGYHFEAAEASFELLCKRHFGLVRNYFDLDAYRVLIAKRSTDELPVSEATVRLSVGGVKEHTASLGNGPVSALDSALRKALEEFYPNLKEVQLIDYKVRIVNESEGTSAKVRVLIESTDGKRKWGTVGVSENIIEASWIALTDSIVYKLMKDEEEME; this comes from the coding sequence ATGAGTGAGAAAGTTTATATTTACGACACCACTTTAAGGGATGGTTCCCAAGCAGAAGGAGTAAACTTTTCCATAGAGGATAAGCTCAGGATCATAAAAAAGCTTGACGAGTTTGGTATAGATTACATTGAGTGCGGTTGGCCAGGCTCAAACCCAAAGGATACACTGCTCTTTGAAAAACTCAAAAATATCAAACTAAACCACTCAAAGATTGTGGCCTTTGGTGCCACAAGGAGACCGGGAAAAAGGCCAGAAGAGGACCCTCAGCTTGAAAACCTGATAAAAGCCCAACCACAGGCAATAACCATCTTTGGAAAAAGCTGGGACCTGCATGTGTTAGAAGCCCTCAGAACAACCTTAGAAGAGAACTTGGACATGGTGGCTGGAAGCATAGCCTATCTAAAAAGGTATGTGCCGGAAGTGATCTTTGATGCGGAGCATTTTTTTGATGGATACAAGAGAAATCCCGAGTATGCCCTAAAGGTAATCCAGTATGCCATTGAGGGTGGGGCGGATTGGATAGTTTTGTGCGATACCAACGGGGGATGTCTGCCCCACGAAGTCTATGAGATCACAAAAAAAGTGGTGGAGACCTTTCCTGAGGCAAAGATAGGCATACATGCCCACAACGATTCAGACACCGCTGTTGCAAATTCTATAATGGCAGTTTTGGCTGGAGCAAGGCAGGTACATGGTACCATAAACGGCATAGGTGAAAGGACGGGCAACGCCAACCTTTGCTCCATAATACCCAACCTTCAGTTAAAGCTTGGCTTTAAGGTGGTGCCCGAGGAAAACCTCAAAAAGCTCACCGAACTTTCCCACTTCGTGGCAGAAATATCCAACATGCCCGTACCCAGAAACATGCCCTACGTGGGAGAAAGTGCCTTTGCCCACAAGGCTGGAGTGCATGCATCAGCGGTAATGAAAAGGAGCGATACCTACGAACACATAGACCCATCTTTGGTAGGCAACAGAAGAAAGATCACCGTCTCGGACCTCTCCGGAAAGAGCAACATAGTCTATAAGCTAAGAGAAATGGGTATAGAGGTGGATGAGAGATCTCCGGAGGTTCTAAAGCTGGTGGAAAAGATCAAGGAGTTAGAAAAGGAAGGCTATCACTTTGAGGCGGCAGAGGCATCCTTTGAACTGCTCTGCAAAAGGCACTTTGGACTTGTTAGAAACTACTTTGATTTGGATGCCTACAGGGTCCTAATAGCCAAAAGGAGCACCGACGAGCTACCAGTTTCCGAGGCAACGGTGAGGCTCTCTGTGGGTGGTGTGAAAGAACATACCGCATCTTTGGGCAACGGTCCAGTCAGTGCCCTAGACAGTGCTCTTAGGAAAGCCTTGGAGGAGTTCTATCCAAACCTAAAAGAGGTGCAACTTATAGACTATAAGGTTCGCATTGTCAATGAATCTGAGGGCACGTCCGCCAAGGTGAGGGTCCTTATAGAATCCACCGACGGCAAAAGAAAGTGGGGCACGGTGGGTGTCTCGGAGAACATCATAGAAGCCTCTTGGATTGCCCTAACAGACAGCATCGTGTACAAGCTTATGAAAGACGAGGAGGAAATGGAGTGA
- a CDS encoding YgfZ/GcvT domain-containing protein, with the protein MKWVRLKRSKIKVFGKKGKTLPKGFQEEHTSFLHSLLTNDIKGLKPFSFNYNLWLRQNGSPIEDFFVYKLEDAYLLDTEGDAKKIIEEFERLKLSLKVYFEDLTTFGHVFVFGESAKDWVEKTFGMVPEEGKFFEKDGVFVANNPLRIREEGFDVFGELDGLELPKEEEITEEDFEDLRIERKVPRIRKELREGYSPLEAGLLNVAISLTKGCYVGQEVIARIHYKGRLPRTLVLFKGENLQEEQKVFDGEKEVGLITSVSRKGLALGYILTTKLEEKREFSTTTGKVVVLD; encoded by the coding sequence GTGAAGTGGGTAAGGCTAAAAAGGTCAAAGATAAAGGTCTTTGGTAAAAAAGGTAAAACTCTACCAAAGGGCTTTCAGGAGGAGCACACCTCCTTCTTACACAGCCTGCTAACCAACGATATAAAGGGTCTAAAGCCCTTTAGCTTTAACTACAACCTTTGGCTCAGACAAAACGGTTCTCCTATAGAGGATTTCTTCGTGTATAAGCTGGAGGACGCATACCTTTTGGACACAGAGGGAGACGCAAAAAAGATCATAGAGGAGTTTGAAAGGTTAAAGCTCTCTCTGAAGGTATATTTTGAAGACCTAACTACATTTGGGCACGTTTTTGTCTTTGGAGAATCTGCCAAAGATTGGGTGGAGAAGACCTTTGGTATGGTGCCAGAAGAGGGCAAGTTCTTTGAAAAGGATGGTGTTTTTGTGGCAAACAATCCTTTAAGGATCAGAGAAGAAGGATTTGATGTTTTTGGCGAGCTGGATGGACTTGAACTTCCAAAGGAAGAAGAGATCACTGAAGAGGACTTTGAAGACCTAAGGATAGAGAGAAAGGTCCCGAGGATAAGGAAGGAGTTGAGAGAGGGCTACTCACCCCTTGAGGCTGGGCTTTTGAACGTTGCCATAAGCCTAACAAAAGGCTGTTATGTGGGACAGGAGGTTATAGCAAGAATTCACTACAAGGGCAGGCTTCCCAGAACTTTGGTTCTTTTTAAAGGAGAAAACCTTCAGGAGGAGCAAAAAGTCTTTGACGGAGAAAAGGAGGTAGGTCTGATAACATCTGTGTCAAGGAAAGGCTTGGCGTTAGGCTATATCCTTACTACCAAGCTGGAAGAGAAAAGGGAATTCTCCACGACTACTGGAAAGGTTGTTGTTTTAGATTAA
- a CDS encoding geranylgeranyl reductase family protein, translating to MSFDAVVVGAGPGGAFSAYWLAKNGLKVLLLEKKRLPRFKLCGGCLSARVVSLLPEGWQGLIKAVIREGTLGCRGEESFSLSSEKPLAYIVDRAEFDYFLVQNAQRVGVELWQECELLGFEEGERIKVYTSKGEVEADFLIGADGFYSKTADLLGYKKKKFFRSLEFQCLTNLKEGVRIDVGLVERGYAWVFPTNVGIASTGKENLLELLKDYSTKLGLKVEGKVYGWHIPYLENKKDFHAGRGRILLVGDASNSVDPLLGEGIYYALWGAKNAVQAILNCPNNPVEEYFRLSKPMIEELVYAGRIAKIAYRFQRFSYNWGKKGALKAYYRLLRGEESYKKLFFKAWLHLI from the coding sequence ATGAGCTTTGATGCGGTGGTTGTGGGTGCAGGTCCGGGTGGTGCATTCAGTGCTTACTGGCTTGCAAAAAACGGCTTAAAGGTTTTGCTTTTGGAAAAGAAGAGACTTCCCAGGTTCAAGCTTTGCGGAGGTTGTCTTTCTGCAAGGGTGGTCTCTCTCCTGCCGGAAGGCTGGCAGGGTTTGATAAAGGCAGTGATAAGAGAGGGAACCCTTGGCTGCCGTGGAGAGGAAAGCTTTAGTCTTTCAAGTGAAAAGCCATTGGCATACATAGTAGACAGGGCGGAGTTTGACTACTTTTTGGTGCAAAATGCTCAGCGGGTAGGCGTGGAGCTTTGGCAAGAGTGCGAACTTTTGGGCTTTGAAGAGGGAGAAAGGATAAAGGTTTACACTTCCAAAGGGGAAGTGGAGGCGGACTTTCTAATAGGTGCGGACGGCTTTTATTCAAAGACCGCCGACCTTTTGGGCTACAAAAAGAAGAAGTTCTTTCGGTCCTTAGAATTCCAATGCCTTACAAACCTCAAAGAGGGTGTGCGCATAGATGTGGGGCTTGTGGAAAGAGGTTACGCATGGGTTTTTCCCACCAATGTGGGCATCGCCTCCACAGGGAAAGAAAACCTTCTGGAGCTACTTAAGGATTATTCAACTAAGCTGGGTCTGAAGGTGGAGGGCAAGGTCTATGGCTGGCACATACCCTATTTAGAAAATAAAAAGGACTTTCACGCTGGAAGGGGTAGAATTCTCCTGGTGGGTGATGCGTCCAACTCGGTGGACCCGCTTTTAGGGGAGGGTATATACTATGCCCTTTGGGGGGCAAAAAATGCAGTGCAAGCAATCCTTAACTGCCCAAATAATCCGGTGGAGGAGTATTTTAGACTTTCAAAGCCCATGATAGAAGAGCTTGTGTATGCAGGAAGGATCGCAAAGATAGCCTACCGCTTTCAGAGATTTTCTTACAATTGGGGAAAGAAAGGAGCACTGAAGGCTTACTACAGGCTTTTAAGGGGAGAGGAAAGCTACAAAAAGCTGTTTTTTAAGGCTTGGCTTCATTTAATCTAA
- a CDS encoding tRNA (guanine(10)-N(2))-dimethyltransferase: MIREGKVLLKVEVPKVVSSEMPVFYNPTMIVNRDISLLIVWAMEGEELVVCDPMGASGVRSLRFLLEVPKVKKVIYNDIDQRAVESFKEHLQINQVPEEKVEIYSEDASLLLRRLRNCHYVDIDPYGSPIPFLDSAVFPVRRGGVLSVTATDTAVLSGTYPSTCQRRYSSKPLLECEFYHEVGIRILIKKVVEEGAKHDYALKPIFSYSYKHHFKVFFRKDIGARRTDKLIEKIGYLLYCTHCLYREGVSLEGVKGQCPHCGHKLLLAGPLWLGELWEKETVERVWSLRGAIELSEETAKLLKKIRRESEVNSLGFYSPSYIARAFKLAQLPPKEFFLKFFEGKPTHFSPEGFRTSLEHGEFLRRLHEFIQRGSRTNP; the protein is encoded by the coding sequence ATGATAAGAGAGGGGAAGGTCCTTCTCAAGGTGGAAGTTCCCAAAGTTGTCTCCTCAGAAATGCCCGTTTTTTACAACCCAACTATGATTGTAAACAGAGACATAAGCCTACTCATCGTTTGGGCTATGGAAGGTGAGGAGCTTGTGGTCTGTGATCCTATGGGTGCAAGCGGTGTTAGGTCTTTGAGGTTTTTGTTGGAGGTGCCAAAGGTAAAAAAGGTCATATACAACGACATAGACCAAAGGGCGGTGGAAAGCTTCAAGGAGCATTTGCAGATCAACCAAGTGCCAGAGGAGAAGGTGGAGATATACTCTGAAGACGCCAGCCTGCTTTTAAGGAGGCTAAGAAATTGCCATTATGTGGATATAGACCCCTATGGCTCACCCATTCCTTTTTTGGATTCTGCGGTATTTCCTGTCAGGAGGGGTGGCGTTCTGTCTGTTACCGCAACGGATACTGCGGTGCTCTCTGGAACTTACCCCAGCACGTGCCAGAGGAGATACTCTAGCAAGCCTCTGTTGGAGTGTGAGTTTTACCACGAGGTGGGTATAAGGATCCTTATAAAGAAGGTGGTAGAGGAAGGTGCCAAGCACGATTATGCCCTAAAGCCTATCTTTTCATACTCTTACAAGCATCACTTTAAGGTCTTTTTCAGAAAGGACATAGGAGCAAGGAGAACAGACAAGCTCATTGAAAAAATAGGCTACCTGCTTTACTGCACCCATTGTTTATACAGAGAGGGCGTTTCCCTTGAAGGCGTAAAAGGGCAGTGTCCCCACTGCGGGCATAAACTTTTGCTAGCTGGTCCCCTTTGGCTTGGAGAGCTTTGGGAGAAGGAAACAGTGGAGAGGGTTTGGAGTTTGAGGGGTGCCATAGAACTTTCGGAAGAGACCGCCAAGCTATTAAAAAAGATCAGGCGAGAATCAGAGGTCAACAGCCTTGGTTTTTACAGTCCCTCCTACATAGCAAGGGCTTTCAAACTTGCCCAACTACCACCAAAGGAATTTTTCTTAAAATTCTTTGAGGGCAAACCCACCCACTTTAGCCCAGAGGGCTTTAGAACATCCCTTGAGCATGGAGAGTTTTTAAGGAGATTGCATGAGTTCATACAGAGAGGTAGCAGAACTAATCCTTAA
- the hemE gene encoding uroporphyrinogen decarboxylase, producing the protein MLLLKSLSGEKIERFPVWLMRQAGRYMPQYRELRAKEKDFLSFCKNVELAVKVSLLPLELLDVDAVIIFSDILVPLEPMGINVRFEEGEGPHLEWDGNVKALRKITSKDTEFINEIIREVKRTQDRVPVIGFCGAPWTLFAYAVEGKGKADFKRAKLFMWERREEYLEFLGLLSENLVEYLKGQVKAGADLVQVFDSWLMHMPYEDLKEYAILLKAFFERLKRELGVPVIYFYRGSGEYLKLLRHVPVDAFSVDWTVDMFSWMEKEDMAFQGNMDPSILYCTEDVIQRKVLEFLKRVPRKTKYVFNLGHGLSPDMELKKVKLLVDTVKGYKVG; encoded by the coding sequence ATGCTTCTTCTCAAAAGTCTATCGGGCGAAAAGATAGAGAGATTTCCCGTTTGGCTTATGCGTCAAGCGGGCAGGTATATGCCTCAATACAGGGAGCTTAGAGCAAAGGAGAAGGATTTTTTGAGCTTTTGTAAAAATGTGGAGCTTGCGGTAAAGGTGTCTTTGCTTCCCTTGGAGCTTTTGGATGTGGATGCTGTTATCATCTTTTCAGACATTTTGGTTCCCCTTGAGCCTATGGGCATAAACGTGCGTTTTGAAGAGGGGGAAGGTCCCCATTTGGAGTGGGATGGAAACGTTAAGGCGCTTAGGAAGATCACAAGCAAGGACACAGAGTTCATTAATGAAATAATAAGAGAAGTTAAAAGAACACAAGATCGGGTGCCTGTTATTGGCTTTTGCGGAGCACCGTGGACCCTTTTTGCCTACGCGGTGGAGGGCAAAGGAAAGGCGGACTTCAAAAGAGCCAAACTCTTTATGTGGGAAAGAAGGGAAGAATACCTTGAGTTTCTTGGGTTGCTGTCGGAAAACTTAGTGGAGTACTTAAAAGGGCAGGTTAAAGCGGGTGCGGACTTGGTACAGGTTTTTGACAGCTGGCTCATGCATATGCCCTACGAAGATTTAAAAGAGTATGCAATCCTACTGAAGGCTTTCTTTGAGAGGCTAAAGAGGGAACTTGGAGTACCCGTTATATACTTTTACAGAGGTTCTGGAGAGTATTTGAAACTGCTCAGACATGTACCCGTGGATGCCTTTTCTGTAGATTGGACGGTGGATATGTTCTCTTGGATGGAAAAGGAGGACATGGCTTTTCAGGGAAACATGGACCCATCCATTCTTTACTGCACGGAGGATGTTATCCAGCGTAAGGTTTTGGAGTTTTTAAAGAGGGTGCCAAGGAAAACCAAATACGTATTCAATTTGGGACATGGGCTTTCGCCCGATATGGAACTAAAAAAGGTAAAGCTTTTGGTGGATACGGTTAAAGGCTACAAGGTAGGATGA
- a CDS encoding DUF29 domain-containing protein, whose protein sequence is MKLKTQSLKELYEKDFYLWVLENLKLLKNKEFEFVDWENLLDEIEDMVRRHYESMISYMAVIMEHLYKWEKFRENEYVGDHWKKSINTARMQIADLFDDNPSLRGVAQEKESLSKAWKRAVRRLIVWFDEDENKDLAKKYFGRPPTEEDFSKDYPYTFEQVMEYKPWREEIRESTETSQP, encoded by the coding sequence ATGAAGCTAAAAACCCAAAGCCTAAAAGAACTTTATGAAAAGGACTTTTATCTGTGGGTGTTGGAGAACCTAAAACTTCTCAAAAATAAAGAGTTTGAGTTTGTGGATTGGGAAAACCTCTTAGATGAAATAGAGGATATGGTCAGAAGGCATTATGAAAGTATGATCAGCTATATGGCAGTCATTATGGAACATCTTTACAAGTGGGAGAAGTTCAGAGAGAATGAATACGTGGGTGACCATTGGAAGAAAAGTATAAATACTGCAAGAATGCAAATCGCAGACCTTTTTGATGATAATCCTTCCTTGAGGGGGGTTGCCCAAGAAAAGGAAAGTTTGAGCAAGGCTTGGAAAAGGGCAGTTCGTAGGTTAATTGTTTGGTTTGATGAAGACGAAAATAAAGACTTAGCTAAAAAATACTTTGGCAGACCTCCCACAGAGGAGGACTTTTCAAAGGATTACCCGTACACCTTTGAACAGGTGATGGAATACAAGCCCTGGCGTGAGGAGATAAGGGAGAGCACGGAAACATCACAGCCTTAG
- a CDS encoding DUF29 domain-containing protein, producing the protein MELKTQSLKELYEKDFYLWVLENLKLLKNKEFELVDWENLLEEIEYMARKELRSVISLMAVIMEHLYKWENYRESAYMGSSWKKSILNARKELIDLFDEMPSLKRIAQEKESLNKAWRRAVNSLITWFKEEEDLAQKYFGRFPTKEDFPKECPYTFEQIMEYEPWIEKKINH; encoded by the coding sequence ATGGAGCTAAAAACACAAAGTCTAAAGGAACTCTATGAAAAAGACTTTTACCTGTGGGTGCTGGAGAACCTAAAGCTTCTCAAAAATAAAGAGTTTGAGCTTGTAGATTGGGAGAACCTTTTAGAGGAGATAGAGTATATGGCAAGGAAAGAACTGAGAAGTGTAATAAGCCTTATGGCGGTCATAATGGAACACCTCTACAAGTGGGAAAACTACAGGGAATCCGCTTATATGGGTAGCAGTTGGAAAAAGAGCATCCTCAACGCAAGAAAGGAACTAATAGACCTCTTTGATGAAATGCCATCGTTGAAAAGGATAGCCCAAGAAAAGGAGAGCTTGAATAAGGCTTGGAGAAGGGCGGTTAATAGTCTCATTACTTGGTTTAAAGAGGAGGAGGATTTAGCCCAAAAATACTTTGGCAGGTTTCCCACAAAAGAAGATTTTCCAAAGGAATGTCCCTATACCTTTGAACAAATTATGGAATACGAACCTTGGATTGAGAAAAAAATAAATCATTGA
- a CDS encoding DUF29 domain-containing protein, whose translation MELKVKSLKELYEKDFYLWVQENLRLLKNKEYELVDWENLLEEIEDMGRRYLDSVVSLMAVIMEHLYKWEHFRYKEYAGHGWIKSINNARKELRTIFKRHPSVEVKAQEKENIQTAWELAVYSLIDWFKEPKNQDLAKKYFGKLPTEKDFPQECPYTFQQVMEYEPWVKL comes from the coding sequence ATGGAGCTAAAGGTAAAAAGCCTAAAGGAGCTTTACGAGAAAGACTTTTACCTATGGGTTCAGGAGAACCTAAGGCTTCTCAAAAACAAAGAGTATGAGCTTGTAGATTGGGAGAACCTTTTAGAGGAGATAGAGGATATGGGACGGAGATATCTGGACAGTGTGGTTAGCCTGATGGCGGTAATTATGGAACACCTCTACAAGTGGGAACACTTCAGATACAAGGAGTATGCAGGACACGGCTGGATAAAGAGCATAAACAATGCAAGGAAGGAGCTGAGAACAATATTTAAAAGACATCCGTCCGTAGAGGTAAAAGCTCAGGAAAAGGAAAATATACAAACCGCATGGGAGTTGGCAGTTTATAGTCTGATTGACTGGTTTAAAGAACCTAAAAACCAAGACCTTGCTAAAAAATACTTTGGAAAGTTGCCAACAGAAAAGGATTTCCCGCAAGAATGCCCCTATACCTTTCAGCAGGTTATGGAATACGAACCTTGGGTTAAGTTATAA